A portion of the Sabethes cyaneus chromosome 3, idSabCyanKW18_F2, whole genome shotgun sequence genome contains these proteins:
- the LOC128742996 gene encoding uncharacterized protein LOC128742996, with translation MMEDDRKRNFLRTALLEEVLAKNADLKNSKVVKCTLTAPESLDGFMATIYSLDVIARASDAESLHKLKLLVKVMKGDESFRRHSLGLILFPNEINVYGNIIPAFRELILNSKAAIDTDTWCPRVFFAEQGNFASYSDQFETILVMQNVQELGYSSGPRLDLDEAHLTLMARNIAQFHACSYAMRILNADRLKQLVDTIIPLNFIKDGEVCFKSYDIVFKYTQARLYDYLDSNPNVFTNDEARADIARLRSKYRGEPSKLMQRCIQQNDVYSVILHGDFNRNNVLFKYDGLTPVDVVMIDFQENRFGSPAVDLSFFMYMNINDESREKLWDKILRVYYDELFTCIVEITGLPADDDRLKQYSYEKIMQHLSNYFVYGAMIAVKFLPTMMATPEELAQIVHYFHNDLYSDQFGKILMQAGGESASRRITNVMMHCSRKGYLKFLTE, from the exons ATGATGGAAGACGATCGTAAGCGGAATTTTCTACGAACGGCGCTGCTGGAAGAGGTGCTTGCCAAAAATGCGGATCTTAAAAATTCGAAAGTAGTGAAGTGTACCTTGACAGCACCGGAATCTTTGGATGGTTTTATGGCCACCATCTATAGCTTGGATGTAATCGCACGAGCAAGCGATGCTGA GtcattgcataaattgaagcTACTGGTGAAGGTGATGAAAGGGGATGAGTCGTTTCGCCGTCACTCGCTGGGACTTATTTTGTTTCCAAATGAAATCAACGTTTATGGAAACATAATACCGGCTTTTCGTGAACTAATTCTAAACAGTAAAGCTGCTATTGATACGGACACTTGGTGCCCGAGAGTTTTCTTTGCGGAACAGGGCAACTTCGCTAGTTACAGTGATCAGTTTGAAACGATTCTGGTGATGCAGAACGTTCAAGAGCTGGGCTATTCATCCGGGCCGCGACTGGATCTAGATGAAGCTCACCTTACGCTGATGGCGCGAAATATTGCACAGTTCCATGCATGCAGTTATGCAATGAGGATTCTCAATGCTGATCGGCTTAAACAACTGGTTGACACTATCATTCCACTGAATTTTATTAAAGATGGAGAAGTGTGCTTTAAAAGTTACGACATTGTTTTTAAATACACCCAGGCTAGATTATACGATTATTTGGATTCCAACCCGAATGTTTTCACAAACGACGAAGCCCGGGCGGACATTGCGAGACTACGGAGCAAATATCGAGGCGAACCGTCAAAACTAATGCAACGATGTATACAGCAAAATGATGTCTATTCAGTGATCCTTCATGGGGACTTTAATCGTAACAATGTACTTTTTAAGTACGACGGACTTACACCTGTGGATGTTGTTATGATTGACTTtcaggaaaatcgatttggatcTCCTGCGGTAGatctttcctttttcatgtacaTGAACATTAACGACGAATCGAGAGAGAAGCTGTGGGATAAAATACTTCGAGTCTATTACGATGAATTATTTACGTGTATTGTGGAAATTACAGGTTTGCCTGCCGATGACGATCGTTTGAAACAGTACAG CTATGAAAAGATTATGCAACATCTCTCGAACTATTTCGTCTACGGTGCTATGATTGCGGTGAAATTTCTTCCAACAATGATGGCAACTCCCGAAGAATTGGCGCAGATTGTGCACTACTTTCACAACGATCTCTATTCGGATCAGTTCGGAAAAATCCTAATGCAAGCCGGTGGAGAAAGCGCTAGCCGACGGATAACTAATGTTATGATGCACTGCTCTAGAAAGGGATATTTGAAATTTCTTACAGAGTAG